One Micromonospora sp. FIMYZ51 genomic window carries:
- the trpA gene encoding tryptophan synthase subunit alpha: MKRLARAFADSQHETALVAYLTAGYPSLDETVDLVEAVCAAGADIIELGAPFSDPLGDGPVIQATTQHALRGGATVAATLDLVAKVRATGNDVPIMLMGYCNPFLRYGLPKLFADAASAGADGFIVPDLPAAESSDWLVEAERQHLGQVFFAAPGSSPERLRRTAEASRGFLYCLADNGVTGVRDRLADGLDAYLARVRAVATTPVAVGFGISRPEHVAALRGKVDGVIVGSALLQRIAAADTPPQRIAAATALISELKEACR; encoded by the coding sequence ATGAAGCGACTCGCCCGCGCGTTCGCCGACAGCCAGCACGAGACCGCGCTGGTGGCCTACCTGACCGCCGGCTACCCGAGCCTGGACGAGACCGTCGACCTCGTCGAAGCAGTCTGCGCGGCCGGCGCGGACATCATCGAGTTGGGCGCACCGTTCTCCGACCCGCTCGGCGACGGTCCGGTCATCCAGGCCACCACCCAGCACGCGCTACGCGGCGGTGCGACGGTGGCGGCCACCCTCGATCTCGTCGCCAAGGTGCGGGCCACCGGCAACGACGTGCCGATCATGCTGATGGGTTACTGCAACCCCTTCCTCCGGTACGGCCTGCCGAAGCTCTTCGCCGACGCCGCGTCGGCCGGTGCCGACGGCTTCATCGTGCCGGACCTGCCCGCCGCCGAGAGCAGCGACTGGCTTGTCGAGGCGGAACGGCAGCACCTGGGCCAGGTCTTCTTCGCCGCCCCGGGCAGCAGTCCCGAGCGGCTGCGCCGCACCGCCGAGGCGTCCCGCGGATTCCTGTACTGCCTGGCCGACAACGGGGTGACCGGTGTCCGGGACCGGCTCGCCGACGGACTCGACGCCTACCTCGCCCGCGTGCGAGCCGTGGCGACCACGCCCGTCGCGGTGGGCTTCGGCATCTCCCGACCGGAGCACGTCGCCGCGCTCCGGGGCAAGGTCGACGGCGTCATCGTCGGCAGTGCGCTGCTCCAGCGGATCGCGGCGGCCGACACCCCACCGCAGCGGATCGCCGCGGCGACGGCCCTGATCAGTGAGTTGAAGGAGGCGTGCCGATGA
- a CDS encoding DegT/DnrJ/EryC1/StrS family aminotransferase, translating to MSAPATTATTGVPFYSGAASVRRDWAGLAARLRTVTATGRFTFGPVGSELERAISARTGAAHAVAVNNGTDALIIMLRAAGIGPGDEVIVPAYTFFASASSVLHVGAKPVLVDIQPGSYALDPERVRAAVTDRTRAILPVHLFTQMADMVALGEIADEHKLQLLEDSAEGIGMHIDGRHAGRWGRAGVLSFFPTKTLGALGDAGMLLTDDDELARTARRLRCHGQPSDGSYEYLELGYNSRCDEVQSAFLLWRLERLDAEIARRADLAARYDQRLGDLAPQVRTPWLAPARRQSNLVYYVYLIECERRDELVAYLTAHGVGTEVYYPRPLTEQPCLAARAGVDQPVPVAKAASQRAVGLPMFPDLTDEQVDRVCDLIHEFYQERP from the coding sequence ATGAGTGCTCCGGCGACGACGGCCACGACCGGAGTGCCGTTCTACAGCGGCGCGGCATCGGTCCGGCGGGACTGGGCCGGCCTCGCCGCCCGGCTGCGTACGGTCACCGCCACCGGACGGTTCACCTTCGGGCCGGTGGGCAGCGAACTGGAACGGGCCATCTCGGCACGTACCGGCGCTGCGCACGCGGTCGCGGTGAACAACGGTACGGACGCACTGATCATCATGCTGCGGGCGGCCGGCATCGGGCCGGGTGACGAGGTGATCGTCCCCGCGTACACCTTCTTCGCCAGCGCCTCCTCGGTGCTGCACGTCGGCGCCAAGCCGGTGCTTGTGGACATCCAACCCGGCTCCTACGCGCTGGACCCCGAGCGGGTCCGCGCCGCCGTCACGGACCGCACCCGGGCCATCCTGCCGGTGCACCTGTTCACCCAGATGGCGGACATGGTGGCGCTCGGCGAGATCGCGGACGAGCACAAGCTGCAACTGCTGGAGGACAGCGCCGAGGGCATCGGGATGCACATCGACGGCCGGCACGCCGGCCGCTGGGGCCGGGCCGGCGTGCTCTCGTTCTTCCCCACCAAGACGCTCGGCGCGCTCGGCGACGCCGGGATGCTGCTCACCGATGACGACGAACTCGCCCGGACGGCACGCCGGCTGCGCTGCCACGGCCAGCCGAGCGACGGATCCTACGAGTACCTCGAACTCGGCTACAACAGCCGCTGTGACGAGGTGCAGTCCGCCTTCCTGCTCTGGCGGCTGGAGAGGCTGGACGCGGAGATCGCCCGCCGGGCCGACCTGGCGGCACGCTACGACCAGCGGCTGGGCGACCTCGCGCCGCAGGTCCGTACGCCGTGGCTGGCCCCGGCCCGCCGGCAGAGCAACCTCGTCTACTACGTCTATCTGATCGAGTGCGAGCGGCGTGACGAGCTGGTCGCGTACCTGACCGCGCACGGGGTGGGCACCGAGGTCTACTACCCCCGGCCGCTCACCGAGCAGCCCTGCCTGGCCGCCCGGGCCGGGGTCGACCAGCCGGTACCGGTCGCGAAGGCGGCCAGCCAGCGGGCGGTCGGACTGCCGATGTTCCCCGACCTGACCGACGAGCAGGTCGATCGGGTCTGCGACCTGATCCACGAGTTCTATCAGGAGCGACCGTGA
- a CDS encoding DegT/DnrJ/EryC1/StrS family aminotransferase, with product MAVPYFDFANRYAGWTEDILAAVQDVAESDEFILKSRVAAFEAAVAQRTGAAEAIAVASGTGALTVILSALEIGPGDDVVTPAFSFISSASTIALRGARPVFADVDYDTAMLTVAAVEAVRTAASRAIVPAYLFASSPDMPALRALADRHSMRLIEDSAVALGGRVAGRPAGRYGDAGVYSFFPGKPLGGIGDAGMIVTDDPELAVTCRMLRNHGQDLKVRFLHHLVGFNSRMDEVTAGFLLRRLPHLDQFLADRRRLARQYGELLREAAPAVLTPPGDLAEQAVYTYVVRAPLRDDLRAYLAGRGIETKVYYPRPLHLQPAFRQLGHGPGDFPVAERLSRECLALPLHPELPDGTVERVVEEIARFYRQGA from the coding sequence ATGGCAGTCCCCTACTTCGACTTCGCCAACCGCTACGCCGGCTGGACGGAGGACATCCTGGCAGCGGTCCAGGATGTCGCCGAGTCGGACGAGTTCATCCTCAAGTCCCGGGTCGCCGCCTTCGAGGCGGCGGTGGCGCAGCGGACCGGTGCCGCCGAGGCCATCGCCGTGGCCAGCGGCACCGGCGCGTTGACGGTGATCCTGTCGGCGCTGGAGATCGGGCCCGGCGACGACGTGGTGACCCCCGCCTTCTCGTTCATCTCCTCGGCCAGCACGATAGCCCTGCGCGGTGCCCGCCCGGTCTTCGCCGACGTCGACTACGACACGGCGATGCTTACCGTGGCGGCGGTCGAGGCCGTCCGGACCGCCGCGAGCCGAGCGATCGTGCCGGCGTACCTCTTCGCGAGCAGTCCCGACATGCCGGCGCTGCGGGCGCTGGCCGACCGCCATTCGATGCGCCTGATCGAGGACAGCGCCGTCGCGCTCGGTGGTCGGGTCGCGGGCCGGCCCGCCGGCCGCTACGGCGATGCCGGGGTGTACTCGTTCTTCCCCGGCAAGCCGCTGGGCGGGATCGGGGATGCCGGCATGATCGTCACGGATGATCCGGAGCTGGCCGTCACCTGCCGGATGCTGCGCAACCACGGCCAGGATCTGAAGGTCCGCTTCCTGCACCACCTGGTCGGCTTCAACAGCCGGATGGACGAGGTCACGGCGGGGTTCCTGCTCCGCCGGCTGCCGCACCTCGACCAGTTCCTCGCCGACCGCCGCCGGCTGGCCCGGCAGTACGGCGAGTTGCTGCGCGAGGCGGCCCCGGCCGTGCTGACGCCGCCCGGGGACCTCGCCGAGCAGGCGGTCTACACCTACGTCGTACGCGCACCACTTCGGGACGACCTGCGCGCCTACCTGGCCGGGCGGGGTATCGAGACGAAGGTCTACTATCCCCGGCCGCTGCATCTGCAACCCGCGTTCCGCCAGCTCGGCCACGGGCCGGGCGATTTTCCGGTCGCCGAACGGCTGTCCCGCGAGTGCCTGGCGCTCCCGCTTCACCCGGAGCTGCCCGACGGTACCGTCGAGCGGGTCGTCGAGGAGATCGCCCGCTTCTACCGGCAGGGCGCATGA
- a CDS encoding sugar phosphate isomerase/epimerase family protein, which yields MTAVGVWASRVCGIGDEAAPDLVGQLELHRDLGLSGVELRTIDGRGLHELRTGEVDDLCRQVAASGLRVPVLDTPIGNWSTSVGTDLDTELSVLDRTAAVAHALNCRWLRVMSYPTDGRPDEAWAAESLRRMRLLTDEARRLDVVLLHENCQGWAGASAANTLRLLDHVDSPHLRLIFDVGNGLAYGYQAEEFLAEVLPFVEHVHIKNGHRDPDGQARFTLPDSGELDLAACIRRLEAAGYRGWYSLEPHVAHIPHLQVSGDAGQLAQSYRSYATRFRPIVEAAVRP from the coding sequence ATGACGGCGGTGGGAGTCTGGGCCAGCCGGGTCTGCGGGATCGGTGACGAGGCCGCTCCGGATCTCGTCGGGCAGCTTGAGCTACACCGCGACCTGGGCCTGTCCGGTGTGGAGTTGCGCACCATCGACGGTCGCGGGCTGCACGAACTGCGTACCGGCGAGGTCGACGACCTGTGCCGGCAGGTCGCGGCCTCCGGGCTGCGGGTACCGGTGCTGGACACGCCGATCGGCAACTGGTCCACAAGCGTCGGCACCGATCTCGACACCGAACTGTCGGTGCTCGACCGCACCGCAGCCGTCGCGCACGCATTGAACTGCCGGTGGTTGCGGGTGATGTCGTACCCCACCGACGGCCGGCCGGACGAGGCGTGGGCCGCCGAGTCGCTGCGGCGCATGCGGCTGCTTACCGACGAGGCACGCCGGCTCGACGTCGTGCTGCTGCACGAGAACTGCCAGGGCTGGGCGGGGGCCTCCGCCGCCAACACGCTGCGCCTGCTCGACCATGTCGACAGCCCGCACCTCAGGCTGATCTTCGACGTGGGCAACGGCCTGGCCTACGGCTACCAGGCCGAGGAGTTCCTCGCCGAGGTACTGCCCTTCGTCGAGCACGTACACATCAAGAACGGCCACCGCGACCCGGACGGGCAGGCCCGGTTCACCCTGCCCGACTCCGGCGAACTGGACCTGGCCGCCTGCATCCGCCGGTTGGAGGCGGCGGGTTACCGGGGCTGGTACAGCCTGGAGCCGCACGTGGCGCACATCCCGCACCTTCAGGTGTCGGGTGATGCGGGGCAGTTGGCACAGAGCTACCGCAGCTACGCGACGCGGTTCCGCCCGATCGTCGAAGCGGCGGTACGGCCGTGA
- a CDS encoding M20/M25/M40 family metallo-hydrolase, with amino-acid sequence MTPGWSRADLDWLLEFMAVDSVSPLEGGRIAATRAAQEVFLAGARERGFQLRCYAGPTAAEMTAEDVPMQVRRALAADPHAFLDAQPSLVVAMGEHAPAQRRLVINFHVDTVGPHLEPHLDGDILHGRGAVDDKGPGVAAAVGVAAAFAEHPWLARRIEVLLTSVPGEEGGAMGVFGTRWLVRQGYTGRLMIFAEPTGGRVLDACTAAMTPRLRVAGEGSTDDHPGDGHNATVALGFLADHLVRAVGPRAAALGAKLCVAGLHTGTAHNRVYGEGELLLNIAYRDQASAERLAHEVQRAVDEARDVFAKAHLGNPFTARLVDDWDRVVRLDWLKRGLPVLDNRDPELEEVLAAAGFPRHDGLADGSAFTCDAIWAGGPGRYVAVCGPGRLDENGAHTAAEWVRVSELATYARKIRDLVVRFGAHVPTVTGETW; translated from the coding sequence GTGACCCCCGGCTGGAGCCGGGCCGACCTGGACTGGTTGCTGGAGTTCATGGCGGTGGACTCCGTGTCGCCGTTGGAGGGCGGCCGGATCGCCGCCACCCGGGCGGCGCAGGAGGTGTTCCTCGCGGGTGCCCGGGAGCGCGGCTTCCAGCTGCGCTGTTACGCCGGCCCGACGGCGGCCGAGATGACGGCCGAGGACGTCCCGATGCAGGTACGACGGGCGCTTGCGGCCGACCCGCACGCCTTCCTGGACGCCCAGCCCTCGCTGGTGGTGGCCATGGGCGAGCACGCGCCAGCCCAGCGGCGACTGGTCATCAACTTTCACGTCGACACCGTCGGCCCGCACCTCGAACCGCATCTCGACGGCGACATCCTGCACGGCCGGGGCGCCGTCGATGACAAGGGACCCGGGGTGGCCGCCGCGGTCGGCGTCGCCGCCGCTTTCGCGGAGCACCCCTGGCTGGCCCGACGCATCGAGGTCCTGCTGACCAGCGTGCCGGGTGAGGAAGGCGGCGCGATGGGCGTGTTCGGCACCCGCTGGCTGGTGCGGCAGGGCTACACCGGCCGACTGATGATCTTCGCCGAGCCCACCGGCGGCCGGGTGCTGGACGCCTGCACGGCGGCGATGACCCCCCGACTCCGGGTGGCCGGCGAGGGCAGCACTGACGACCATCCCGGCGACGGGCACAACGCCACCGTGGCGCTGGGTTTCCTCGCGGACCATCTGGTCCGCGCCGTCGGCCCCCGGGCCGCCGCCCTCGGCGCCAAGCTCTGCGTCGCCGGCCTGCACACCGGGACCGCCCACAACCGGGTGTACGGCGAGGGCGAGTTGCTGCTCAACATCGCCTATCGGGACCAGGCCAGTGCCGAGAGGCTTGCCCACGAGGTGCAGCGGGCGGTGGACGAGGCCCGCGACGTCTTCGCCAAGGCGCACCTCGGCAACCCGTTCACCGCCCGGCTGGTCGACGACTGGGACCGGGTGGTGCGGTTGGACTGGCTCAAGCGCGGGCTGCCGGTGCTCGACAACCGCGACCCGGAGCTGGAGGAGGTGCTCGCCGCGGCGGGATTTCCCCGGCACGACGGTCTGGCCGACGGCAGCGCCTTCACCTGTGACGCCATCTGGGCCGGCGGGCCCGGCCGGTACGTCGCGGTGTGCGGACCGGGCCGGCTCGACGAGAACGGCGCGCACACCGCAGCCGAGTGGGTACGGGTCAGCGAGCTGGCGACCTACGCGAGAAAGATCCGCGACCTCGTGGTGCGTTTCGGCGCCCACGTGCCGACAGTAACGGGAGAGACATGGTAA
- a CDS encoding Ldh family oxidoreductase, protein MTVEHSQLAAFVRTVLLRCGLDEPAATTATEVICYADIHGFTTHGTNALAGIYAPRLRAGSIRPNAQPKVVVETATTAVIDGDNGLGAVTMVAAVDLAAVKARELGIGMVTVRNSSHFGSAGYYASRVAANGLVGIVMSNCGAQGVVPPLGGVKRLLGTNPLSAAVPVSHGAPFVLDMSATAVATGKIRAAQREGRPVPEGWLVCPDGSTTTDPDAYFAGQADVAWLGGAAQTGGAKGYGLALLVDLLCGPLAGAAYGPRPQALTETEPAEDVNIGQLALVIDPAAFGVAESFPIETRALLDTVSASPAAAGARVTYPGAPEAERAEVSHAEGIRLPDHVAGQLVKLGAELDVPVPAALTALVGTGQS, encoded by the coding sequence GTGACGGTCGAGCACAGCCAGCTCGCCGCCTTCGTCCGGACGGTGTTGCTGCGGTGCGGGCTCGACGAGCCGGCGGCGACGACAGCGACCGAGGTGATCTGCTACGCCGACATACACGGTTTCACCACCCACGGCACCAACGCGCTGGCCGGGATCTACGCTCCTCGGCTGCGCGCCGGGAGCATCCGGCCGAACGCGCAACCCAAGGTCGTGGTCGAGACCGCGACCACCGCCGTCATCGACGGTGACAACGGCCTGGGCGCCGTCACCATGGTGGCCGCCGTCGACCTGGCCGCGGTCAAGGCGCGCGAGCTGGGCATCGGCATGGTGACGGTACGCAACAGCAGCCACTTCGGCAGCGCCGGCTACTACGCCAGCCGGGTCGCCGCCAACGGTCTGGTCGGGATCGTCATGTCCAACTGTGGCGCACAGGGTGTCGTGCCACCGTTGGGCGGCGTCAAGCGGCTGCTCGGCACCAACCCGCTGAGCGCGGCGGTGCCGGTGTCGCACGGTGCACCGTTCGTGCTGGACATGAGCGCCACCGCCGTGGCCACCGGCAAGATCCGGGCGGCCCAGCGGGAAGGACGGCCGGTTCCCGAGGGCTGGCTGGTCTGCCCCGACGGTTCGACCACTACCGACCCCGACGCCTACTTCGCCGGGCAGGCCGACGTGGCCTGGCTGGGCGGGGCGGCGCAGACCGGCGGCGCAAAGGGATACGGTCTGGCGTTGCTCGTCGACCTGTTGTGCGGGCCGCTCGCCGGCGCGGCGTACGGACCCCGGCCGCAGGCGTTGACCGAGACCGAACCGGCCGAGGACGTGAACATCGGCCAGTTGGCCCTGGTGATCGATCCCGCCGCGTTCGGCGTCGCGGAAAGCTTCCCGATCGAGACCCGGGCGCTGTTGGACACGGTGTCGGCCTCGCCCGCCGCGGCCGGAGCGCGGGTCACGTATCCGGGTGCCCCCGAGGCCGAGCGCGCCGAGGTGTCCCACGCCGAGGGGATCCGGCTGCCGGACCACGTCGCCGGCCAGTTGGTGAAGCTGGGTGCCGAGCTCGACGTGCCGGTCCCGGCCGCGCTCACCGCGCTCGTCGGGACGGGACAGTCATGA